In a single window of the Amycolatopsis sp. cg5 genome:
- a CDS encoding fatty acid desaturase produces MTGLQDRLTPAQVEEFGAELDAVRQRVVASLGKEDVDYIHNVIKAQRSLEITGRALLFAGFFPPAWFAGVAALSVSKILDNMEIGHNVMHGQYDWTRDPALSSQQFEWDTVAPAENWRHSHNYIHHTYTNILDKDRDIGYGILRMDPAQKWHPYYLGNPVYAVMLAVLFQWGVMLHDLEFDRIVKGERTWADTKEVSGRMVRKAARQVGKDYVLFPLLTGPLAPLTFLGNATANLVRNLWSFSIIFCGHFPADVESFTEEETASESRGQWYLRQILGSANITGGKLFHIMSGNLSHQIEHHLFPDIPARRYPEIAGEVRAICEKYGLPYNTGPLHKQLLSVARKIVKLALPGGEPPRTSTVEPGSTLRAA; encoded by the coding sequence ATGACCGGCTTGCAAGACCGGCTCACCCCGGCACAGGTCGAAGAATTCGGCGCCGAATTGGACGCCGTCCGCCAGCGCGTCGTCGCCTCGCTCGGCAAGGAGGACGTCGACTACATCCACAATGTCATCAAGGCACAGCGGTCACTGGAGATCACCGGCCGCGCACTGCTTTTCGCCGGCTTTTTCCCGCCGGCGTGGTTCGCGGGCGTCGCGGCGCTTTCGGTGTCGAAGATCCTGGACAACATGGAGATCGGCCACAACGTCATGCACGGCCAGTACGACTGGACGCGTGACCCGGCGCTGAGCTCGCAGCAATTCGAATGGGACACCGTCGCGCCCGCCGAGAACTGGCGGCATTCGCACAACTACATCCACCACACGTACACGAACATCCTCGACAAGGACCGCGACATCGGGTACGGCATCCTGCGCATGGACCCGGCGCAGAAATGGCACCCGTACTACCTGGGCAACCCGGTGTACGCGGTGATGCTCGCGGTCCTGTTCCAGTGGGGCGTGATGCTGCACGACCTCGAGTTCGACCGGATCGTCAAGGGCGAGCGCACCTGGGCCGACACCAAGGAGGTCTCCGGCCGCATGGTCCGCAAGGCCGCGCGCCAGGTCGGCAAGGACTACGTGCTGTTCCCCCTGCTCACCGGCCCGCTGGCGCCGCTGACGTTCCTCGGCAACGCGACCGCGAACCTGGTACGCAACCTGTGGTCGTTCTCGATCATCTTCTGCGGCCACTTCCCCGCCGACGTCGAGAGCTTCACCGAGGAGGAGACGGCTTCGGAGTCGCGTGGGCAGTGGTACCTGCGGCAGATCCTCGGGTCGGCGAACATCACCGGCGGGAAGCTGTTCCACATCATGAGCGGCAACCTGTCCCACCAGATCGAGCACCACCTGTTCCCGGACATCCCCGCACGCCGCTACCCGGAAATCGCGGGCGAGGTGCGCGCGATCTGCGAGAAGTACGGCCTGCCGTACAACACCGGGCCCCTGCACAAGCAGCTGCTCTCGGTCGCCAGGAAGATCGTCAAGCTGGCTTTGCCGGGCGGGGAACCGCCGCGGACCAGTACCGTGGAACCCGGCAGCACACTCCGAGCGGCTTAG
- a CDS encoding TetR family transcriptional regulator, which yields MVDTVNTVTEPVSRQERKQRTRQSLLDAAWELLAVRSFDALSLREVAKRAGIVPTAFYRHFSSMEELGVTLVEQSMRTLRGMIREARTRPTQPSEMIRASVHTLYEHVRAHKDHFRFLTRERYGGNEQVARAIAVELKLFSSELAIDLVRLEGLREWNTDDLHMMADLIVTAMLATVLELLEARPRDNEADQAIKLVAEKRLRLIFLGVPHWRSS from the coding sequence GTGGTCGATACCGTGAACACCGTGACCGAGCCGGTGAGCCGCCAAGAGCGCAAGCAGCGCACCCGTCAGTCCTTGCTGGACGCGGCGTGGGAACTGCTGGCCGTCCGCAGTTTCGACGCGCTCAGCCTGCGTGAGGTCGCGAAACGCGCCGGCATCGTGCCGACCGCCTTCTACCGCCATTTCTCTTCGATGGAAGAACTCGGCGTCACGCTGGTGGAGCAGTCGATGCGCACGCTGCGCGGCATGATCCGCGAGGCGCGCACCAGGCCGACCCAGCCCAGCGAGATGATCCGAGCATCCGTTCACACGCTTTACGAGCACGTACGCGCGCACAAGGACCATTTCCGCTTCCTCACCCGCGAGCGCTACGGCGGCAACGAGCAGGTCGCGCGCGCGATCGCGGTCGAGCTGAAGCTGTTCTCCAGCGAACTCGCCATCGACCTCGTCCGGCTCGAAGGGCTCCGCGAATGGAACACCGACGATCTGCACATGATGGCGGACCTGATCGTCACGGCGATGCTCGCGACCGTCCTCGAGCTACTCGAGGCGCGTCCGCGCGACAATGAGGCCGATCAGGCGATCAAGCTCGTCGCCGAGAAGCGGCTTCGGCTGATCTTCCTGGGGGTTCCCCACTGGCGGAGTTCGTAA
- a CDS encoding ferredoxin reductase: MPALKSLASVAEALLTPHGMDRYLELVNPMLVRREIRGEIREVRRQTADTVTLAIRPSRAWRGFTAGQYVRITVDIDGVRRTRCYSPACSEHTRGLLELTIKRDGLVSGFLHDNARPGMTLGLSEPDGAFTMPSPRPPRIVLISGGSGITPVRSMFQTLRDEGYPGELAFLHYANDDRDVLYAGEHTMLAYTGGSGADLHGFFSLEHLEKAAPWFRDAETFLCGPKPLMDSVRAVYADEGLSEHLHTEEFTPPTLVFDTASAEGQVRFAHSGKEFANSGKPLLEQAEAAGLSPEHGCRMGICFSCTKVKTSGCVRNAKTGELSEEENEEIQLCISVPVGDVEINA; encoded by the coding sequence ATGCCAGCGCTCAAATCGCTCGCTTCGGTGGCCGAAGCGCTGCTCACCCCGCACGGCATGGACCGCTACCTCGAGCTCGTCAACCCGATGCTGGTGCGCCGCGAGATCCGCGGCGAGATCCGCGAGGTCAGGCGGCAGACCGCCGACACCGTGACCCTCGCGATCCGGCCCAGCCGGGCGTGGCGCGGGTTCACCGCCGGGCAGTACGTGCGGATCACCGTCGACATCGACGGGGTGCGGCGCACCCGCTGCTACTCCCCCGCCTGTTCGGAGCACACCCGTGGCCTGCTCGAGCTCACGATCAAGCGAGACGGGCTCGTTTCCGGCTTCCTGCACGACAACGCGCGGCCGGGCATGACGCTCGGACTGTCCGAACCGGACGGTGCGTTCACCATGCCGTCGCCGCGCCCGCCCCGGATCGTGCTGATCAGCGGCGGCAGCGGGATCACCCCGGTGCGGTCGATGTTCCAGACACTGCGCGACGAGGGCTATCCGGGTGAACTCGCGTTCCTGCACTACGCCAACGACGACCGCGACGTCCTCTACGCCGGCGAGCACACGATGCTCGCGTACACCGGCGGATCGGGCGCCGACCTGCACGGCTTCTTCTCGCTGGAGCACCTGGAGAAGGCCGCGCCGTGGTTCCGCGACGCCGAGACGTTCCTGTGCGGACCCAAGCCGCTGATGGACTCGGTGCGCGCGGTGTACGCCGACGAAGGCTTGAGTGAACACCTGCACACCGAGGAGTTCACCCCGCCGACGCTGGTGTTCGACACCGCGTCCGCCGAAGGCCAGGTCCGGTTCGCCCACAGCGGCAAGGAGTTCGCGAACTCCGGCAAGCCGCTGCTGGAGCAGGCCGAGGCCGCCGGGCTCAGCCCGGAGCACGGCTGTCGCATGGGGATCTGCTTCTCGTGCACGAAGGTCAAGACCTCCGGCTGCGTGCGCAACGCGAAAACGGGCGAGCTGTCCGAAGAAGAGAACGAAGAAATCCAGCTGTGCATTTCCGTCCCCGTCGGGGACGTCGAGATCAACGCTTAA
- a CDS encoding Re/Si-specific NAD(P)(+) transhydrogenase subunit alpha, with translation MAETEQLTVGVVKESRSGERRVSLVPKLIERLTKRGLRIVVESGAGAGAYLADSVFEEAGAVIGDAWGADIVLKVAPPTADEVAKLKTGTLLIGFLNPRSDPDGITALEKAGVRAFAVEAIPRISRAQAMDALSSQSGVAGYRAVLLAAEKLPRFFPMLTTAAGTVPPAKVLVLGAGVAGLQALATAKRLGAQTTGYDVRPEVGEQVKSLGAKFLELGIEAAGEGGYARELTEEERAEQQRRLTDAITKFDVVITTALVPGRKAPTLVTAEAVKGMPAGAVVVDLAGESGGNCELTKPGEDVVEHDVTITSPLNLPAEMPAHASELYARNVTELLELIVDKEGKLALDFSDEIVAGACVAGKGAE, from the coding sequence GTGGCCGAAACCGAGCAGCTCACGGTCGGCGTCGTGAAGGAGTCCAGGTCCGGCGAACGCCGGGTCTCGCTCGTGCCCAAACTGATCGAACGCCTCACGAAGAGAGGCTTGCGGATCGTCGTCGAATCCGGGGCCGGTGCGGGCGCCTATCTAGCCGATTCCGTCTTCGAAGAAGCGGGCGCCGTCATCGGCGACGCCTGGGGCGCGGACATCGTGCTCAAGGTCGCGCCGCCGACCGCGGACGAGGTCGCGAAACTCAAAACCGGAACGTTGCTGATCGGATTCCTGAATCCCAGGTCCGATCCGGACGGCATCACCGCGCTGGAAAAGGCGGGGGTGCGCGCGTTCGCCGTCGAAGCCATTCCCCGTATTTCCCGCGCGCAGGCGATGGACGCGCTTTCTTCACAAAGCGGCGTCGCCGGTTATCGAGCGGTATTGCTGGCCGCCGAGAAACTGCCGCGGTTCTTTCCCATGCTGACCACCGCGGCGGGCACCGTCCCGCCCGCGAAGGTGCTCGTGCTGGGCGCCGGTGTCGCCGGGCTGCAAGCGCTTGCGACGGCGAAACGGCTCGGCGCGCAGACCACCGGCTACGACGTGCGGCCCGAGGTCGGCGAGCAGGTCAAGTCGCTCGGCGCGAAGTTCCTGGAACTCGGCATCGAGGCCGCCGGTGAGGGCGGGTACGCCCGCGAGCTCACCGAAGAGGAACGAGCTGAGCAGCAGCGCAGGCTCACCGACGCGATCACGAAGTTCGACGTCGTGATCACCACGGCCTTGGTGCCCGGCCGCAAGGCGCCGACACTCGTCACAGCCGAGGCGGTCAAGGGCATGCCGGCGGGCGCGGTCGTGGTCGACCTCGCCGGTGAGTCCGGTGGCAACTGCGAGCTGACCAAGCCGGGCGAGGACGTCGTCGAGCACGACGTCACCATCACCTCTCCGCTGAACCTGCCCGCCGAGATGCCCGCGCACGCCAGCGAGCTCTACGCGCGCAACGTGACCGAACTGCTGGAGCTCATCGTCGACAAGGAAGGCAAGCTCGCGCTCGACTTCTCCGACGAGATCGTCGCCGGAGCCTGCGTGGCCGGGAAGGGAGCGGA